The genomic stretch TGCGACCGTGTTTGACCTTATAGCCGGCAAAGCCCATAATGGTCATGAGAAGGGTGGTTTTACCTGAACCATTGCGGCCGAACAGGGCATGGGTCTCTCCGGAGGGAATCTCCAAGTTTATCCCCTTCAAGACCTCTCGGCCGGCTACCTCCACCCAAAGATCCTCAATCTTGAGCATGGAAGTCTCCTAGAAGGTCTAAATTTATTCCGGAGGAAGTAGTATAATGGGTGCCGTTTCTTTGCCAAGTAGAAAATACGACCCAGGTAATAATTACTCTTTGACGCTTTCGGGAAAGGAGAAGAATCTGAGAAGACCAGTCTGGGTGGAAATAGATCTCGGGGCCATAAGGTATAACTTCCGACAGCTAAAACAACTGGTGGCCCCAGCCCATCTAATTCCTGTTGTCAAATCAGATGCCTATGGTCACGGCCTGATCCCTGTATCCAGAGTGCTGGCCGAAGAGGGGGCCCTCTTCCTGGGAGTCTCCGAACTAGATGAGGCTTTAAAGATAAAAGAGGCCGGGATCAAAACACCCCTTCTTCTCATCTCAGGCTTTGAGAGAGAATGGCTTAAAGAGATAGTGCGGGGGAGAATTACTCCCACGGTAAGCTCCTTAAAAGAGCTCCAGATCCTGGCCCAAGAGGCCCCGAAGACAGCGTTTCACCTCAAGGTGGATACCGGCATGGGGCGTCTGGGCCTTGAGGGAAAAGAGCTCGATCTGGCCCTGGAAGCAATTCTAAAGGAAGGATTAAACCTGACGGGCCTCATGTCCCACCTGGCCCTAAGCGGCCCGGAAGAACCTTTCACCCGCGAACAAATCTTCCGTTTTAAGGCTACCCTTAAGCGAATAAGGGATCTCGGATACCCCCTTCCTCTGGCCCATTTAGCCAACTCGGCCGGGGCTATTCTCTATCCGGAGGCCCGGTTTACTGCTATCAGGCCGGGGATAGCCATCTATGGAGCCCTCCCCCACCCAGCCTGTGAGAAAGTCCTTCGGCTTCGACCGGCCATGAAGGTCCTGAGTCGAATAATAGAAATCAAAAAGGTCTCCCCGGGCCAGGGGGTCGGCTATGGGCTGCTCTTCAGGCCCCAAAGGCCTAGCCAGATAGCCGTTGTCCCGGTAGGCTACGATAATGGCTACCTGCGAACACTCTCAGGCCGGGGTTGGGCCCTGGTAAGGGGGAAGAGGGTGCCAGTAGTGGGGTCTGTCTGTATGAGGGCCCTTTTTCTTGATGTCACCGAGGTAGAAGGAGTAGATGTAGGGGATGAAGTCCTCCTCCTTGGCTCTGGAGCCGAAGGAGATATCCGGGCAGAATCATTGGCCGAGGCGGCAGGAACTATTGCCTATGAGCTTTTTTGTCTTTTAGGGAGGTTAAACTCTAAGGTCTTCATTGAGGGCTAGGAAATGTTTGGCATCGGAGTCCCGGAGCTGATTGTTATCTTTATTGTGGCCCTTATTGTCCTGGGGCCCGAAAGGTTGCCAGAACTGGCCAAGACTATCGCCAGGGGAGTGGCCGAATTTCGCCGGACCGCCAATGAGGTAAAAAGAGAGCTTGAGATAGAGGATCTAGAGCCGCCCCGCTGGGAAGATCTCCATGAGCCCGTCAGGAGGCCTCAAGAAGAAAAAGGCTCTGAAGGCCCTGGAGAAAAGGCCCCTCAAAAAGAGAAAGACACCGGGGAAAGCCTTCCCCCCAAAGAGGG from Thermosulfuriphilus ammonigenes encodes the following:
- the tatB gene encoding Sec-independent protein translocase protein TatB, whose protein sequence is MFGIGVPELIVIFIVALIVLGPERLPELAKTIARGVAEFRRTANEVKRELEIEDLEPPRWEDLHEPVRRPQEEKGSEGPGEKAPQKEKDTGESLPPKEGPLPPEEGKNERPPRTSETG
- the alr gene encoding alanine racemase, yielding MGAVSLPSRKYDPGNNYSLTLSGKEKNLRRPVWVEIDLGAIRYNFRQLKQLVAPAHLIPVVKSDAYGHGLIPVSRVLAEEGALFLGVSELDEALKIKEAGIKTPLLLISGFEREWLKEIVRGRITPTVSSLKELQILAQEAPKTAFHLKVDTGMGRLGLEGKELDLALEAILKEGLNLTGLMSHLALSGPEEPFTREQIFRFKATLKRIRDLGYPLPLAHLANSAGAILYPEARFTAIRPGIAIYGALPHPACEKVLRLRPAMKVLSRIIEIKKVSPGQGVGYGLLFRPQRPSQIAVVPVGYDNGYLRTLSGRGWALVRGKRVPVVGSVCMRALFLDVTEVEGVDVGDEVLLLGSGAEGDIRAESLAEAAGTIAYELFCLLGRLNSKVFIEG